TGGCCAATTCGGTTCGCCGTCTGGTCTGGCGCGAAAAGAGAACAACCAGAGCTGAGATTGCACGGTTGACCGGGCTGTCTCGTTCTACAGTTTCCGAGATTGTTGACAGTCTGCTAACCACCGGGCTCATAGAAGAGATCGGTGCCGGCAAGTCAAGCGGCGGTCGGCGTCCGATCGTACTTGAGTTTCAGGATGAAGCCAGGTGTATCCTGGGTGTAGATCTGGGAGCTACTCACGTAGGGGTAGTTCTGACCGATCTTCGAGGCAACGTCCTGGCCTGGAAGGAGCGCCGCCATCCGGTGAGATCCGATCCCAAGGGTTCCCGAGAACTGGTCATCGCCCTGTGTGACGAGTGCCTGAATGAGAGTGGCAAGGATAAGGGATCGCTCTTGAGTATCGGGGTAGCGGTGCCCAGTCCGGTAGATCCTCTTAACCCAAAACTTCTTTCGGAAGTAGTGATTCCCGCCTGGCGTGGAGAAAGCGGACTGGAGCAACTTCAGCAATATTACGGCGTCAAGGTCCATGTCGACAACGACGCCAATTTGGGCGCGGTGGCTGAAAATTGGTGGGGGGCTGGTCAAGGGATTGAGGATCTCGTATACATTAAGGTCGCACATGGAATCGGCGCCGGCTACATCCTGAATGGAGACGTATATCGTGGCGCCGCAGGCGTAGCAGGTGAGATGGGCCACCTGCCTATCGATCCAAACGGCTCCCCTTGCGTCTGCGGTCTCAAGGGCTGCCTGGCAACATTAGTCGGAGCGCCGGCGGTATCAGAGCGTGCGCGTGAATTGGCAGGGGATTATCCCGACAGTTGCCTCAAGATCAATTCTGCACCTTTCTCAGACTTGAGGGTAGCTGTAGAGCAGGGCGACGCACTCGCAACTCGACTTGTGGATGAAATCACCGATTATCTGGCCATTGCGATTGCAGGCTGGTTCAATCTCATGAATCCCAAACTCGCAATTCTGGGCGGAAGTATGGCCAGTCTCGGTGAATTCGTTGTGGGTCCTCTGAGGGAAAAGGTCAGGGGCAATACTCTGGTAAGCAAAGCGGCGGTGAGTATCAGGATCGGCGAACTCGGCCCGAGAGCGGTTGCAGTCGGTGCGGCAACACTGGCCCTGCAGGCGATGTTTTCAGATCCTCAACCGGTTGGTAGCAGTGAGCAGCCAAGGACATGATGCGCTGGCGGACGCTAACAAATACTGTTCATATAATCTCGATCGTTGCCACTTTGGTGTTGAACGGATGCAGCAACTCTACAGATTCGAAAATGATATACCGCTTAGTATGGAACGATGAATTTGACGGACCGGTGGGCCAAAAGCTCGGCTCCGACAAATGGGGCTACGATGTCGGTACCGACTGGGGTAACGCTCAACTTGAGTACGATACCGACCGAGCTGAGAATGTCTCCCTGGATGGAAACGGCAATCTAGCCATTGTCGCCCGCAAGGAGTCCTATCAGGGACAACCATACACCTCGGCTCGGATCGTGACACGGGATTTGTTCGAACCAAAGTACGGCAGGATTGAGGCCCGAATCAAACTCCCGACCGGTCAGGGTATCTGGCCGGCTTTCTGGATGCTGGGTAATGACATCAAAACCGTTAGCTGGCCCCAATGCGGCGAGATAGACATTATGGAATATCGTGGTCAGCATTCGCATGTCATCCACGGCAGTCTGCATGGCCCAGGCTACGCCGGGGGACGCGCCCTGTCTCGCAGTTACACGCTTGATGGAGCAGGATTCGATACCGACTTTCACGTTTTTGCGGTTGAATGGACCCGGGGGAGGATCGATTGGCACGTGGATGGTAGTCACTACCTGACTATCCTGCCGGAGCATGCCAATGGTGATTGGGTGTTTGATCACCCGTTCTATATTATTCTGAATGTGGCTGTAGGTGGCCACTGGGTCGGACCGCCCAACGAAAACACTGTTTTCCCGCAAACAATGTTGATTGACTACGTTCGAGTATACGCTGGAGAGTCATGATCACTCACGGCCTTCTGCGTGACAACCCCTTTGAGGAGTTTTGATGAACCCATCGCAGCACTTTGAAACTGCTCCGGAAGACCGGATTTCCCTCGCACAAAGACTGGTCTATGGCCTCGGCGGATTGATAAACAACTTACTGGCCGCTGCCAGTGGCGGTATGATGATTGTTCTCAATCTCGGCCTCGGCATGAATCCCGCCCTCGTCGGTCTGCTGGGAGCGCTGCCTCGTTTCACCGATGCGCTGACGGACCCGATGATGGGATTTATTTCCGACCGCACCAAGTCAAGATGGGGAAGGCGTCGGCCATACATCTTTTGTGGCGCCATAGCCGCCGGTCTGATATTTGCCGCGCTGTGGCAATTACCGAGAGGGCAGAGCGAGACTTTCTACTTTATCTGGTTCCTTGCCGGTTCGATTCTTTTCTACATGGGATATACCGTGTTTGCCACTCCCTGGGTTGCCTTGGGGTATGAGTTGACGCCAGATTATCACGAGCGCACTCGTCTCATGGGTACGCAGAACTTCCTCAGCCAACTCGCCTACGTGGTATCACCCTGGTTTTTGTGGATAATGACTTACCAGGGTTGGTTCAAAGATCAGATCGACGGCGCCGCCGGCCTGGCCATCATCATCGCCGCGGTGACTATTGGAGTTGGTATCCTACCTGCCATCTTTCTCAGAGAGCGTCTCAAAGGGATCGCTGTGGCCGAGATTACCGCTGAGGGTCAGAAATCCCAGAGTACCGCTGCCGCCTTCAAGCGAAATATTATCGAGTTCTTCAAAGGGTTTGCCGCTACTATAAAGTCGGGACCGTTTTTGAAACTCGGCCTGGCGACCTTTTTAGTTTTCAATGGCTTCATTCTGATAGCCGCCTTTCAGTCCTACGTGACTATTTATTACGTCTGTGGCGGGGATCAGAATTTGGGTGCGGAATACGTAGGGTACACCGGAAGCGTCGCTGCGGTTTCCACCTTTATCGTTATTCCCATCGTAACATGGCTCGCTACCAAGATTGGTAAACGGCGCGCCTTCTTCTACTCGACCGGCATCTCCATGGTCGGCTATGCTGTAAAATGGATCTGTTACAATCCTGAAATTCCCTGGCTGGTCGTGGTCCCGGCGCCGCTGCTTGCTTTCAGTCTGGGGGGTTTGTTCACGCTGATGCCTTCGATGATGGCCGATGTTGTTGATCTCGATGAACTCGAAACTCACGAACGCCGCGAGGGGATGTTCGGCTCCATATTCTGGTGGGTTGTAAAACTCGGAATGTCAGCCGCTCTGGCCGGTGGCGGATTCTTGCTCAACGCTAGTGGCTTCGATGTTGAGCTGGGGGAAAGTCAGACCGTTAGTGCCCTCTTCTTGATGCGGATTTTTGACGTCGTTATCCCAATTGTGACATCAGCGATTGCGATCTGGGCAGTGGCCACATTCCCGATTACCGAAAAGAAAGCGCGCGAAGTAAGAGAAGAGTTGGAACGCAGAAGAGGCAAGGGGAACGAAGTAGCATCGTAATGATTGTCGACCGACGACCAGAAAAAGAGCATCACCGTGAAGTGATGCTTTTTTTGTATGACTTTGGCTAAAGCTCAATCGGTGATTTCGAATTCTGCTCTTAGGTCAGTATCGGAACATCCCCCGATCCAAAGGTGAAATTCTCCCGGCTCGGTGACAAGTTGCATCTGTCGGTTGTAAAAGGCCAGATCATCCGTGCTCAACTCGAAGCTGACCGTCTTGCCGGCGCCTGGACTAAGTTTGATCCGTTGGAATCCTTTTAGCTCTTTGACGGGTCGAGTTACGCTCCCCACCAGATCTCTGACGTATAGCTGTACGACTTCCTCTGCCTCGACAGCACCTGAGTTGTGAAGGTCGACCGTCACTGTAAAGCTACTGCCCATCGGTATGCTGACGCTGGACAACATGAGATTCGTATACTCGAACTTAGAATACGAAAGACCGAAGCCGAATGGAAACAGTGGAGAGTTTGGTACATCCAGGTGAAACGAGGTGTCGCCAAAAGAGTGTTGAGGTGCATTGAGCTCGATGTCATCCATGCTCACGACCGATTCGGACGTGCCCGGACGACCGGTGTTCTTGTGCGAGTAGTAAATAGGAATCTGTCCGGCAACTCGGGGGAAGGTAACCGGTAGTCTGCCCGAAGGGGACTCTTTGCCGAAAAGAAGATCAACAATCGCCGGTCCGGCCATACTACCCGGATGCCAGGCACAAAGGAGGGCGTCGAACTTACCGACCACACTCTGCAAAGCGAGTGGTCGGCCGGCCATTAGCACTACGATTAACGGCTTGCCCAACCGACACATCTCCTCAATCAGCTCTTCCTGATTTCCCGGAAGGGAGATATCGGCCCGGCAGTGAGCCTCACCGGCCAGGATCGACTCTTCACCCAGGAACATAACAACTGCATCAGACTTACTAGCGGCTTCTATCGCCTCAGGGAACCCATCGCGTGTTCGGCTACGCGTGCTTTCCATGCCACGAGCGTAGTGGATTTCAAACTCTCCGCCAAACTGTGTCTGCAGTGCCGCCACGGGAGTCTGACTCAACGATGGATCTCCGTCGAATACCCATGTCCCAAGCTGTTCGTATCCATCGTTAGCCAGTGGACCGATCAGGGCCAGTGACTTCAATCGGTTGGGCTTAAGAGGCAGAAGCTCATTCTTGTTTTTCAGTAGCACGATACTCTCAACAGACGCTCTTTTGGCAATCTCAAGGTGGTTGGCCGGCGACAGTGGATCTGATGCTGCCGTCGTTTTTATTGGATCATCAAAGAGTCCCAGCAGAATCTTCACCCTAAGTATATTGCCAACCATCGTGTCGATACGTTCGACAGATATCCTATCTTCTTCAACGAGCGCACCAAGGTAGTCAGCAAATGTGCTGCTGGTCATTTCCATATCGACACCCGCGCTGGCAGCTTCGTAAGCCGACTCCTTGTCGTCGGACGTAAGTCCGTGGACCGATAGCTGGCTGATTGATTCCCAGTCGCTAACCACAAATCCATCGTATCGCCACTCTTCGCGGAGAATCTGTCGCAATAGAAACGGATTGGCCGATGCAGGGACGCCATTAAGGTCACCGAACGAAGTCATGAATGACGCCACTTGGGCCTCAGCGGCTGCACGGAACGGAACCAGATGGACATTGCGAAGTTCGTGTTCCGATAAATTGGTAGTGTTGTAGTCTTTGCCGCTTTCACTGGCGCCGTAACCAGCGAAGTGTTTGGCGCACGCAGCAATACTGTCCGCCCGAGCCAAGTCCTCACCCTGGAAACCGGCAATCATAGACTTGGCCAGCTCTGCGCACAAGTGTGTGTCCTCGCCGAATGATTCTGCTATTCTACCCCAGCGCGGATCACGGCTTATGTCTATCATCGGAGCGAAGGTCCAGTTGACACCCGCTGCGGAAGCCTCAATTGCCGAGATTCGACCGCATTGTTCCACCAAGGTTGGGTTCCAGGTGGCCGCCAATCCCAATGGAATCGGAAAAACGGTCTTGAATCCGTGAATAACGTCGCGGCCAATCAACAAAGGAATCCCCAGACGACTCTCCTTCAGTGCAACTTGTTGGAGTTCGTCAACAGTCGTGACATCAACTTCGTTCAACAGGCCGCCGATCTTGCCACCCGCAATGGAGTTTCGCAATTCCGGCGGGATGGAGCCACCCCCACCGTTGATCAGAGAGAGTTGCCCGATCTTTTCTGCAAGAGTCATTTGCTCCAGAAGATCGGTAGTCCGTTTTTCAACTACGTCCGGATTGTCAGTCACTTGTCTCAATCTTCATCCTTCACTTAGTTACCGACATATAGGTGCAAGTAAGTTCTGATCTCCCACTCGTTACCGTCGTCAGCATCTGGGTTTGGTATGGGACCGTCCGGGCCCGGCAGTGAAGTGGGACGATACCGGGAGGAGTATTCGTCGAGCGACCGCCAGATGGCCTTCACGCCAAGCCGTGTTTGCGGCAGGGCGAACCACTCGGGCTTCCCGATGAACGTTGAAATGTCAGCATACAATTGAATCGGAAAGGTAAGGTTGTGATCACGATGGTAATCATAAGGGCCCCAATCGTTAAGTTCAATAGCAGCCTGCAACCTCGTGGATCCGGAGATAAGGCGAACATCAGCTCCATACCGATCAATCAGTCTTGGATCGTCTCCGTGTGGTTCACCTTTGCCCGCGTAAAGATTGGCAATCATACTAAAGTCTGGCCTAAGTTTCGAGACTATTCGAGCACGAGCTTCCCATACATCACGTGCCGGGGTGGCACCGGGGAACGGGTAGATAGGATTACCAGCAGCAGAATCAAAGAAAAGAGCCGCATCCATAGTCGTTTTATAGTGCTTGATAATGAGACCAAAGGTCGCTGCGAGTTTGGCGTCTTCGCGTATATCGCTATCCCAGAGATACATCCATGTAGCAGGGGTCGGGTCGTAGGTAATAACGATTTCGCCGGCGACCATCTCGCGGTTTTCACGAACAGCAAAGGCATCGTCCCGAACGTTGCGCGGATGTCCGGGTTGTGGAACATCTGCAGGCATTGGACCCTTGAGAGGTTTTTGCCACAAGAAGTTGGGAGATACTTCGAGATTTCCGAAACGGGTTGAAACACCGGTTATGAGATTTCGTTGGTTTCCCTTCCCACTCTCCTTCAACCACCAATCAGAGTAAGTTTGGGTCAATGTAGGTCCACCGTCGGCAACCAGTCCCATGGATGCTCCTTGAAGGTACCAAAGCCAGCTTCCCATGGAGTAGCTCAGTTTGAATTTACCGCCAAAAGCGTCCTTGGATTCTATGCTGTCCTGCAAAACTTCGTAGTTACCTTCTGTTCCCTTTACGAACTGAAAAGGCTGCCCAACTTTGTTATCACCAGACCAGATTCCGCCCAGTTCGACTGTCAGTGGTCCGCGATTGATCTCGAGATGGAGAGTGGCCTTCTTTGTCTTGGGCAGGGGGATCGCCGTGGAAGTAACAGCGTTCGTTTGATCGGCAAGATCATGCTGGTAGATTCCAGTCGCCAGAACAGATCCGATTCTCCGTTGGTATTTCAACAGGGCGGCCGGGTTCGCTCCCCACCAGAGTTCCGGCCCTATCGCGAACTTAAGACCATTGAGGTTCTTTTTTCCGGTGAACTCCAACCCCAACGGTGCTTCGCCGTTATAAATGTCTATGTTCGGTCCGTAGTTGGCCTCGCGGTAAAGACCGAAAAAATCTCCCTCATATCCCCAGTGATAGTGACCTGTTCGGTAGAACCCTTCAACGTCGAACAAGCGTCCGGCCCAGGAAACTGATGCGCTATAGACCTTGAGACGTTCGATATCTTTCAATTCGATCTCGCCGTTATTGAACACGATAGCTTGCACCCGGCCACGATTCTCATAAAAAATCTCGTCAATCGGGTTCTCAGGAACGTGTCCTATATAATTCAATGCCAACGTGCCTCGCACAGCCCCCGAGGGCTTCGCCTCGATTTCTGTGTAATAAGACTCCAGGTGATCAAAACCTTGGAACGCGGGGTATCCCGGCGGGCCTGGATTTTTGGGTGTGGTGACATTGATACCACCCGTGCTGATTGTCTCAAATCTGAACCAGGCGCGACTTACCCTAACCCTGCCGCCTGTCTCCGCAGTGAGGGCAGCTTTGTTGCCTCTAGCTTCAAGGGCCGCTCCCATTGGAGTGATTTTGGAAAAGTGAGCGCGAATTGTCTCCAGTGAGGTGCTTGGCCCGTATGGGTCCAGAGTATACGCCTTTTTCAACGCGTAATAAGCAGCCCTCGGGTAAAGTTGGTATAGACCTGAAGCATCGGGGAATCCCTTGGCACAAATACCCCACCACTCCTCGTTCATATTATTCTCGCCCGGTATCAAGTCTTCTTGGTATCCGCCGTTGGGCCAGGAGGCGTTTATGTCGTGTATATCGAGATTCTCCTCCTGCTTGTATTTCCACCAACCATCCGAGAACTGAAATGTGAATCCACCGCAGGCGTTACCGATTCTGCCTTTGTCATGCGACTGTTCATAGATTTCCTGCCATTGACCGATCAAATAGCGCGCCTGAGTCTGCTGATCTTCCTGCAGGGTTTTGGCATTGAACGCATCAGCGCCGAACTCTGTGAAGATATAGGGGATACCCATTTTCTCTTTGACAACTTCAAAGGCGTCTCGTGCCGAAATCCCGCGGTATACATTGGAACCAAGGATATCCAGGTTCGATAGTTCCTCGGCGATGATATCGATATATTGCAGATCACCGTTGGCCATCGCGACAGGACGCCCAGGGTCCCTGGACTTAATCATGTCGGTAACATCGCCGAACAACGTGTAGAGATAACGAGCTTTGGCCGCCCTGCGTTCACCCTCGGGTAGAGCCTCGGTTTCGGCCGAGCTCCATTCAAGTCCATAGTTGTTTTCGTTGCCTAACAGCCAGAAGAGCATTCCCGGCGTACCATCAAACTCGGCGACAAGAGCTTCCATCTCCGCCATAAGCACGGCGCGCGTGGTGGGGTCGGAGTAGTCGGTGATGGGTGTCCATACACCGTTGAGCGTCAACCCGTAGCGCCCCAGCGGATGGTTAACAACGGTATAGATGCCATACGTCTCATATATGTACTTGACCCATCGAGGTGGGATGCCAACATAGTGACGAATGGTGTTGACACCCATATTCTGCAAAAGCGGCATCTCACGGGCGAGGGCGGCCATGATAAAATCGTCCGACTGAGTCCAGAGACTGTAAGCATAGTTCTTTCCGATCGGGATATAGCCCCAGTTCATTCCCTTGATCATGAAATCGGCGCCGTTGACCTGGAGCTTCGATCCCGATTGGTCATTGATGATCTTGACTGTTGGTACTTCAGTCGCCATCACCGGTTGAACGGAAGTGCCGGCAATTACTATGGCCAGCAAGACAATAACGACCGATACGGTATGATTGATACGCGGAGTTGCAGTAGTCATCCAAGTCTACCTTCTGTTTAAGTCTTTGTTAGCGAACAAAATAAGCATCCGCGTGGCAACAAAAAACAGTCGCGCTACGAAAAACAAGACTTTGTTCTCTTACCGAACAAAGTACCCCAGAATCCCAGATTTGTCAAGCAATATTGACCGAAACAGTGGTCGAGTGATCTATGAAAATCCGGCTCAGTGGTAAACCTGCCGCAGTAGCCATCGATAGTCTCCCAATCCTCTCGGCCCTTGTTTGAGACGGTTGGCAGCTCTCATCCCTTTATCCCACATACAAAAGCCCTCCATTTGCCTTGTTGATTTGCCCGGTCATACAGAAGAGCTCCCCCCGGCTGGACGGAACTGGAACTCTGAGCTGGTTCTCACCTATCTCAGACAAACTGGGTGAGAGTCTTCAGGGCTTCGACCTCGCGGAGTGAGTCAGGCCGCCACCGACTAAGTCGGGATAGCATCCGACCCAATGGCCGGGTCTACGAAACAAGTTCCACTACTGGGTGATTGAGAAATCGGTTTTGCGAATGACAAATAGCGGGGATAAAAAAAGAGGACAGACCGCATTGGTCTGTCCTCTGATCAATCAATCTACTGTGTTGCTACTTCAGCAGTAGCATCTTCTTGGTATCAACAAAAGCGTCAGCCTGCAAGCGATAGAAGTAAACACCGCTGGCGTTTCTTCCGGAGTTCCAGGTAACGCTGTGATGACCGGCACCGAAAGACCCATCCACAACCGTAGCAACCTTCTGACCCATGATGTTGAAGATTTCAAGGGTCACTCGGGCCGCATTCGGCAGCGCGAAGCTGATCTCAGTCAGCGGGTTGAACGGGTTGGGATAGTTCTGTCCCAATCCGAACTCGATCGGCAGGTTCTCGTCTGTCGGGTGAGCCACGAACGGGACAACGTCATCGCGGCAGTTGTTGTGCAACTCATTCAGACAGGTGGCGGTGAAGTTGACATCGGAGAGAGTTGCTCCGAAGCCGTCCAGCACCGCGGTGTTACCGCCGACCGCCATATCTGCAACGGCCAGGAACTCGTTGACGGTCAAACCGGCAAACGGTCCGCCACAAGAATCGATGACATAGGCGCCATAATTGCCGCCGCCATCGAGCAGACCCAGCAGCACCGGGATACCGGCTTCTGAGAACCCGACATTCAGTTTCAGGGCCAGTATCTGACCGGCCAGAACGCCCGCACTTGTGTACGTGGGGTTGTGGTAGTCATCGTCGAGTGTGCCGGGTGTCCCGCCGGCCGGCAGGTACTTCCGGACCTTACTGGAATTGGTCCAGTGGGCCGTGTAATAATCCGGATGACCGATGGTGACACCGTCCGGGAAGACATCATCGAAATAATGATCTCGGATGCAGCCCGGTTGGGTCGAGAACATGTCATCGGCCTGGCTATCCGGACAGTCGGTGCCCCAGCCACCCATCGTATAGGTGCAGAACTCACGCGGACAGGACTCTCTGAATATTTCCTGTGAGCAAGTATCGGAAGCGTTGCCACAGGTATCCATCGCGTACCAGTACCGCGTGTAGATGAACTCGCCGTCGTTCGGACCGGCGGCTGTGTCGGTACCGACCATGATTATGGCCGGATCAGAATCACAGTCATCAGTAGCCGTTGGCGGAGTGAATTCGAGCACATCCTCGCAACCGATGGTGTCGGCAGCAGCACACGCAATCACCGGTGGCGTGTTGTCCTCCACAGTGATCGTCTGAGTGGCCGACGAAGTGTTGCCACAAGAGTCAGCAGCCGTCCAGGTGCGAGTAATACTATACTCAGCCGGACAGTCGCCGAATGTGGTGTCGTCGGCATAGGACAAATCAGCCGGACCACAGGCATCAGTCGCACTTGGCGTGCTGAAGTTCGGTTCGGCGGGACATTCCAGAGTTTCATTGCCGCCCACGCCGGAGATTACCGGTGGCGTGTTGTCGACAACTGTAATGGTCTGGCTGGCCGTCGACGTGTTGCCACATGAATCAGCCGCCGTCCAGGTGCGAGTGACCGCGTACTCCTGCGGACAATCGCCCGGAGTGGTCTGGTCACTATGGCTCAGGCTGGCCGGGCCACAGGCGTCTGTCGCACTCGGAGTGCTGAACTGAGGCTCGGCCGGACAATCGATGGTTTGAGGACCACCTACACCGGTGATAACCGGAGCGGTGTTATCGACCACCGTTATGGCCTGGCTGGCCGTTGCCGTGTTGCCGCAAGCATCGGTAGCCGTCCAGGTACGAGTAACCGAATACTCCTGAGGGCAAGCGCCCGGAGTGGTTTGGTCACTGTACTCAAGCGTCGGGTCGCCGCAATTGTCTGAGGCCGACGGATTGCTGAAGACCGGTTCGGCCGGACACTCGATAGTCTGCGGTCCACCTACGCCAGAGATAACCGGCGGAGTCTCATCGCGAATGATGATGTTCTGCTGGCATGACGAAGAGTTGCCACAGGCATCAGTAGCTGTCCAGGTGCGCACAATCTCCAACGGACAAGTGGTAGTCACGGTGTCGTCGCTGGATACGATACTCGGGTTCGGATCGCAGGCATCGACCGCCGTGGCCTCACCATAGGCGCCAACCGACTCACAACTGAAGTCAACATCGCTGGGACAAGAAATGACCGGTGGCGTGTTGTCTTCGACCGTGATCGTCTGGCTGGCCGTGGAAGTGTTACCGCATTCGTCCACAGCCGTCCAGGTACGAGTCACCGAGAACTCCTGCGGACAGGCGCCCGGAGTGGTCTCGTCGTTGAACGAAAAGTCTACCGGACCGCAAGCGTCATTTGCTGACGGGTTGCTGAAGTTCGGTTCGGAAGGACACTCGATGGTCTCGTTGCCCCCCACACCAGAGATAACCGGCGCGGTGTTGTCAACGACCGTAATCGTCTGGCTGGCCGTTGAAGCGTTGCCGCAATCATCGGTGGCCGTCCAGGTACGAGTGATTGAGTACTCCTGCGGACATGCGCCCGGTGTGGTCTCGTCGTTGTAGCCCAGGTCAGCCGGACCGCAGGCGTCGGTTGCACTCGGATTGCTGAACTGAGGCTCGGCCGGACACTCGATTGTTTCCGGTCCACCGACACCGGTGATTACGGGAGCGGTGTTATCGACTACGGTAATTGTCTGACTGGCCGTTGAAGCGTTGCCGCAATCATCGGTAGCCGTCCAGGTACGAGTGATCGAGTACTCCTGTGGGCATGCGCCAGGAGTGGTCACGTCGTTGTAGCCCAGGTCAGCCGGACCACAGGCGTCGGTCGCACTCGGGTTGCTGAACACAGGCTCGGCCGGACACTCGATGGTTTCCGGTCCACCGACACCGGTGATTACGGGAGCGGTGTTATCGACTACCGTAATGGTCTGGCTGGCTGTGGCAGTGTTACCGCAAGCATCGGTAGCTGTCCAGGTACGTGTGACCGAATACTCCTGCGGGCAAGCGCCCGGAGTGGTTTGGTCGTTGTATTCAAGCGTCGGGTCGCCGCAATTGTCTGAGGCCGACGGATTGCTGAAGACCGGTTCGGCGGGACACTCGATAGTTTGCGGTCCACCCACGCCAGAGATAACCGGCGGAGTTTCATCATTAATGATGATATTCTGCTGGCATGACGAGGAGTTGCCACAAGCGTCGGTCGCGGTCCAGGTGCGCACGATCTCCAGAGGACAGGTCGTAGTGACCGTGTCGTCGCTGAAGTCGATACTTGGATCAGGATCGCAGGCATCAACCGCCGTGGCTTCACCAAAGGCACCGACCGATTCACAACTGAAATCAACATCGTTCGGGCAGCTGATGACCGGCGCAGTATTGTCTTCGACCGTGATTGTCTGGCTGGCCGTTGAAGTGTTACCACAGTCATCGACCGCTGTCCAGGTGCGGGTTACCGAGAACTCCTGTGGGCAGTTGCCCGGAGTCGTTACATCGTTAAACGAGAAGTCTACCGGGCCGCAGGCATCAGTCGCGTCTGGATTGCTGAAGACCGGTTCGGCCGGACATTCGATAGTCTGGGGACCACCGACACCAGTGATGACCGGGGCGGTGTTATCCTCAACGGTAATGGTCTGACTGGCCGTGGATGAATTGCCGCAGTCGTCGGTAGCTGTCCAGGTACGAGTGACGCTGTATTCCTGCGGGCAAGCGCCTGGGGTGGTCACGTCGTTGAACGAGAAGTCAACCGGACCACACGCATCGGTCGCACTTGGGTTACTGAAGACTGGTTCGGCCGGGCACTCGATAGTTTCCGGACCACCGACACCGGTGATTACCGGAGCCGTGTTGTCTTCGACCGTAATGGTCTGGCTGGCCGTCGACGTGTTGCCACATGAATCGGCAGCCGTCCAGGTGCGAGTGACCGAATACTCCTGCGGGCAATTACCCGGAGTGGTGACGTCGTTGAACGACAAGTCAGCGGGACCACAAGCATCGGTTGCGCTCGGGTTACTGAACACAGGCTCGGCCGGACACTCGATAGTCTCAGGACCACCGACACCGGTGATAACCGGAGCCGTGTTGTCCTCGACGGTTATGGTCTGGCTGGCCGTGGACGTGTTGCCACATGAATCGGCAGCCGTCCAGGTGCGAGTGACCGAATACTCCTGCGGGCAGTTGCCCGGGGTTGTGACGTCGTTGAACGACAAATCAGCGGGACCACAGGCATCGGTGGCACTCGGATTGCTGAAGACCGGCTCGGCCGGGCATTCGATAGTCTCAGGACCACCTACACCGGTGATGACCGGCGCCGTGTTGTCTTCCACCGTTATGGTCTGACTGACGCTGACTGAATTGCCGCAGGCGTCAGTAGCCGTCCAGGTACGAGTGACACTATACTCTTGGGGGCAGGCGCCCGGAG
The nucleotide sequence above comes from Candidatus Zixiibacteriota bacterium. Encoded proteins:
- a CDS encoding ROK family transcriptional regulator, yielding MCSQSDKNNTPPKERPLANSVRRLVWREKRTTRAEIARLTGLSRSTVSEIVDSLLTTGLIEEIGAGKSSGGRRPIVLEFQDEARCILGVDLGATHVGVVLTDLRGNVLAWKERRHPVRSDPKGSRELVIALCDECLNESGKDKGSLLSIGVAVPSPVDPLNPKLLSEVVIPAWRGESGLEQLQQYYGVKVHVDNDANLGAVAENWWGAGQGIEDLVYIKVAHGIGAGYILNGDVYRGAAGVAGEMGHLPIDPNGSPCVCGLKGCLATLVGAPAVSERARELAGDYPDSCLKINSAPFSDLRVAVEQGDALATRLVDEITDYLAIAIAGWFNLMNPKLAILGGSMASLGEFVVGPLREKVRGNTLVSKAAVSIRIGELGPRAVAVGAATLALQAMFSDPQPVGSSEQPRT
- a CDS encoding glycoside hydrolase family 16 protein, which gives rise to MIYRLVWNDEFDGPVGQKLGSDKWGYDVGTDWGNAQLEYDTDRAENVSLDGNGNLAIVARKESYQGQPYTSARIVTRDLFEPKYGRIEARIKLPTGQGIWPAFWMLGNDIKTVSWPQCGEIDIMEYRGQHSHVIHGSLHGPGYAGGRALSRSYTLDGAGFDTDFHVFAVEWTRGRIDWHVDGSHYLTILPEHANGDWVFDHPFYIILNVAVGGHWVGPPNENTVFPQTMLIDYVRVYAGES
- a CDS encoding MFS transporter; the protein is MNPSQHFETAPEDRISLAQRLVYGLGGLINNLLAAASGGMMIVLNLGLGMNPALVGLLGALPRFTDALTDPMMGFISDRTKSRWGRRRPYIFCGAIAAGLIFAALWQLPRGQSETFYFIWFLAGSILFYMGYTVFATPWVALGYELTPDYHERTRLMGTQNFLSQLAYVVSPWFLWIMTYQGWFKDQIDGAAGLAIIIAAVTIGVGILPAIFLRERLKGIAVAEITAEGQKSQSTAAAFKRNIIEFFKGFAATIKSGPFLKLGLATFLVFNGFILIAAFQSYVTIYYVCGGDQNLGAEYVGYTGSVAAVSTFIVIPIVTWLATKIGKRRAFFYSTGISMVGYAVKWICYNPEIPWLVVVPAPLLAFSLGGLFTLMPSMMADVVDLDELETHERREGMFGSIFWWVVKLGMSAALAGGGFLLNASGFDVELGESQTVSALFLMRIFDVVIPIVTSAIAIWAVATFPITEKKAREVREELERRRGKGNEVAS
- the bglX gene encoding beta-glucosidase BglX, with protein sequence MTDNPDVVEKRTTDLLEQMTLAEKIGQLSLINGGGGSIPPELRNSIAGGKIGGLLNEVDVTTVDELQQVALKESRLGIPLLIGRDVIHGFKTVFPIPLGLAATWNPTLVEQCGRISAIEASAAGVNWTFAPMIDISRDPRWGRIAESFGEDTHLCAELAKSMIAGFQGEDLARADSIAACAKHFAGYGASESGKDYNTTNLSEHELRNVHLVPFRAAAEAQVASFMTSFGDLNGVPASANPFLLRQILREEWRYDGFVVSDWESISQLSVHGLTSDDKESAYEAASAGVDMEMTSSTFADYLGALVEEDRISVERIDTMVGNILRVKILLGLFDDPIKTTAASDPLSPANHLEIAKRASVESIVLLKNKNELLPLKPNRLKSLALIGPLANDGYEQLGTWVFDGDPSLSQTPVAALQTQFGGEFEIHYARGMESTRSRTRDGFPEAIEAASKSDAVVMFLGEESILAGEAHCRADISLPGNQEELIEEMCRLGKPLIVVLMAGRPLALQSVVGKFDALLCAWHPGSMAGPAIVDLLFGKESPSGRLPVTFPRVAGQIPIYYSHKNTGRPGTSESVVSMDDIELNAPQHSFGDTSFHLDVPNSPLFPFGFGLSYSKFEYTNLMLSSVSIPMGSSFTVTVDLHNSGAVEAEEVVQLYVRDLVGSVTRPVKELKGFQRIKLSPGAGKTVSFELSTDDLAFYNRQMQLVTEPGEFHLWIGGCSDTDLRAEFEITD